The proteins below are encoded in one region of Nitrospira sp.:
- a CDS encoding DNA polymerase III subunit delta', protein MPFADVVGHDRAKSLLQLATLNNRIAHAYLFHGPDRIGKRLLAVRFIQAMCCEAAQGLERRDACGCCRSCRHIEQGSHPDFCVVTPDTSGATPRIKIEEIRELESRLIYRPLIAERKYCLIDDAESLTIEAANALLKTLEEPPGYALLILIASRPYALPATIRSRCQSLRFTALSQAQSCAALIEARRISEADAQLLAAVSEGRFGEALTTDLTALRERHEALAALTAPRSLRSVSAILAAAEALAKNDEPAADALDRLASWVHDLVFVQIGMPPERLAHPNHLSTLRTVAATADIDLLLDVLSDIETFQRNSTRNLNHQLMLEHILLRLRDATNTASVAR, encoded by the coding sequence ATGCCTTTTGCCGACGTCGTCGGGCATGATCGGGCGAAGTCGCTGTTACAGCTGGCCACCCTCAACAACCGGATCGCCCATGCCTATCTGTTTCACGGTCCCGATCGTATCGGGAAGCGCTTGCTGGCCGTGCGATTCATCCAGGCCATGTGCTGCGAGGCGGCGCAGGGGCTCGAGCGTCGAGACGCCTGCGGATGCTGCCGTTCTTGCCGACACATTGAACAAGGCAGCCACCCGGATTTCTGCGTAGTTACTCCGGACACGAGCGGCGCCACCCCGCGGATCAAGATCGAGGAGATCCGGGAACTCGAAAGCCGGCTCATCTATCGGCCGCTCATTGCAGAACGCAAGTATTGCCTGATCGATGACGCCGAATCGCTGACGATTGAAGCCGCCAATGCCTTACTCAAGACGTTGGAGGAACCGCCTGGCTATGCACTCCTCATTCTCATCGCCAGTCGTCCGTATGCGTTGCCGGCGACGATTCGCTCGCGCTGCCAAAGTCTCCGATTTACCGCCCTGTCTCAAGCCCAATCGTGTGCAGCACTCATCGAAGCCCGCCGAATATCGGAGGCGGATGCCCAATTGCTGGCAGCCGTATCCGAGGGACGTTTCGGTGAAGCTCTGACGACGGATCTGACAGCCCTACGGGAACGACACGAGGCTCTGGCCGCGCTGACGGCACCCCGATCCCTGCGCTCCGTATCCGCAATTCTCGCAGCGGCGGAAGCCCTTGCAAAGAACGACGAACCGGCCGCGGATGCCCTGGATCGATTGGCCTCGTGGGTTCACGACCTCGTCTTCGTACAAATCGGCATGCCGCCCGAGCGCCTGGCACACCCGAATCATCTGTCGACTCTGCGTACGGTCGCAGCAACCGCTGACATCGATCTCCTGCTCGACGTCTTGTCGGACATCGAAACATTCCAACGAAACAGCACCCGCAATTTGAACCACCAACTCATGCTGGAACACATCCTGCTTCGACTACGCGACGCGACGAACACCGCTTCAGTGGCCCGGTAG
- the metG gene encoding methionine--tRNA ligase, with translation MSGRFYITTPIYYVNDVPHIGHAYTTVAADVLARYRRLRGDEVFFLTGVDEHGQKVQQAAAKAGIDPQTFCDQIVPRFQTLWHRLNVSNDQFIRTTDSAHKSVVQRYLQQLFDNELIYSDQYTGWYCTFDERFWTEKDVEGGLCPDCRRPVEQLSERNYFFKMGEYQKDLIEHIESHPDFVRPESRRNEVLGFLKTQKLGDLSISRPKSRLSWGIELPFDQGYVTYVWFDALVNYVSALEYLAPHGSFDRFWPADMHLVGKDILTTHAVYWSTILMALNLPLPRTIFAHGWWTVDGEKMSKSRGNVVDPNAMADEFGVDAFRYFLLREVPFGQDGDFSRDALIGRINSDLANGLGNLLSRTLTLIERFADGMIPTQPDPLDTEDEAALTDTGGAVSRQGAADIEQLDFSRALGEIWQLVRAADQYLEIHAPWTLAKDPSKRKLLERVLYRAADSLRLLAIAVYPFMPHTAQAITQQLGLDIDFLKPIEIEKRRWFLLPSGTRIRKGAPLFPRILKADPAAQAVAGQASKGSPTKGVKTVTDATSAPAPGGSSTTPATPSPSPASTPASAPIASPPQITIDEFMKIQLKTATVLTAERVPKSEKLIKLQVSLGAEQRQIVAGIGKKYEPDALVGKTIVIVANLKPAKLMGIESQGMVLAAGDAEVRGLITIAEDVDPGTKVK, from the coding sequence ATGAGCGGTCGCTTCTACATCACCACACCCATCTATTACGTCAATGACGTCCCGCACATCGGCCATGCGTACACGACCGTGGCGGCCGACGTGCTGGCCCGCTACCGCAGGCTCCGCGGCGATGAGGTGTTCTTCCTGACCGGAGTCGACGAACACGGACAAAAAGTCCAGCAGGCCGCAGCAAAGGCCGGCATCGATCCGCAGACTTTCTGCGATCAAATCGTGCCCCGGTTTCAAACCCTGTGGCACCGCCTCAACGTTTCCAACGATCAATTCATCAGAACGACTGACTCCGCTCATAAGTCTGTCGTTCAACGATACCTTCAACAATTATTTGATAATGAGTTGATTTATAGCGATCAGTACACGGGATGGTATTGCACATTCGACGAGCGCTTTTGGACCGAAAAAGACGTCGAGGGAGGACTCTGCCCCGACTGCAGGCGGCCAGTCGAGCAACTGAGCGAGCGGAACTATTTCTTCAAGATGGGGGAATATCAGAAAGATCTGATTGAGCATATAGAATCGCATCCCGACTTCGTACGGCCGGAGTCGCGGCGCAACGAAGTGCTCGGATTCCTCAAAACGCAGAAATTGGGAGATCTCTCGATTTCGCGTCCCAAGTCGCGGCTCTCGTGGGGGATCGAACTCCCGTTCGATCAGGGCTATGTCACCTACGTCTGGTTCGACGCGCTGGTCAATTACGTCTCGGCATTGGAATACCTGGCCCCGCACGGCTCGTTCGACCGTTTCTGGCCTGCGGACATGCACCTGGTCGGCAAGGACATTCTGACCACTCATGCCGTGTACTGGTCGACCATCCTCATGGCGTTAAATCTCCCCCTGCCTCGCACGATCTTCGCACACGGGTGGTGGACCGTAGATGGCGAAAAGATGTCCAAGAGCCGCGGGAACGTCGTGGATCCCAATGCCATGGCCGATGAGTTCGGCGTGGATGCGTTTCGGTATTTCCTCCTGCGCGAAGTTCCTTTTGGGCAGGATGGTGACTTTTCGCGCGATGCGCTTATCGGCCGTATCAATAGCGACCTGGCGAATGGCCTCGGGAATCTGCTCAGCCGAACGCTGACGCTCATCGAGCGGTTTGCTGATGGAATGATTCCCACTCAGCCGGACCCACTCGATACGGAAGACGAGGCAGCTCTGACGGACACAGGCGGGGCTGTATCTAGACAAGGGGCTGCCGACATCGAACAATTGGACTTCAGTCGTGCATTGGGAGAGATATGGCAATTGGTCCGTGCGGCAGATCAATATCTTGAGATCCATGCCCCTTGGACCCTTGCGAAAGATCCGTCCAAGCGGAAGTTGCTCGAACGAGTCCTCTATAGAGCTGCTGACTCCTTACGCCTCCTTGCCATCGCTGTGTATCCGTTTATGCCTCACACGGCACAAGCCATCACACAACAGCTAGGACTGGACATTGATTTCTTAAAACCAATTGAGATTGAAAAGCGACGATGGTTCCTCTTGCCGAGCGGAACCCGAATCCGCAAGGGTGCGCCGTTGTTTCCACGCATTCTCAAAGCCGACCCAGCGGCACAAGCCGTAGCTGGCCAGGCATCAAAGGGCTCACCAACTAAAGGAGTCAAGACCGTGACCGACGCGACGTCAGCGCCAGCGCCGGGTGGATCGTCCACCACACCCGCGACACCGTCACCCAGCCCCGCTTCGACTCCCGCGTCAGCCCCGATCGCTTCACCGCCACAGATCACCATCGACGAATTCATGAAGATCCAGCTGAAGACGGCTACGGTGCTGACCGCCGAGCGAGTGCCCAAGTCTGAGAAGCTCATCAAGTTGCAAGTCAGTCTGGGTGCGGAACAGCGACAAATCGTGGCCGGAATCGGGAAGAAGTACGAGCCCGATGCCCTGGTCGGGAAGACCATCGTGATCGTGGCAAATCTGAAGCCCGCCAAGCTCATGGGGATCGAATCCCAGGGAATGGTTCTGGCGGCGGGCGACGCCGAGGTTCGCGGACTCATTACGATCGCGGAAGACGTTGACCCGGGAACCAAGGTGAAATGA